One Branchiostoma floridae strain S238N-H82 chromosome 15, Bfl_VNyyK, whole genome shotgun sequence DNA window includes the following coding sequences:
- the LOC118432256 gene encoding leucine-rich repeat-containing protein 70-like, which translates to MAATMKLCVLLVVVLFMATNIEGQKKGCPRICVCKRGTVYCNHRNLKTIPAEIQPSTKSLYLQGNNFTVIRSNTFQNLTNLVRLSLAVSNIHVLEEDAFKGLRKLRYLNLPKNNISQIASRLFKGFSTLQLLDLDDNNIQTLPSGLFIKMLSLKTLHLDSNNISSLQKFTFQGLKNLLDLNLKQNSITSISSKAFVGLENLQHLYLNGNKLPAVPTASLAETKNLYLLQLADNEIEILENNAFAMLQQLTYLFLGGNQLKDLPTDPFNALPSLRTLSLHRNQFTTLNTTSFRNLYSLEALDLSNQTIEWIGSVSFVGLVALESLSLYNNSLQSLEEDVVLPLLQIRSLNLNNNPWRCDCELQGLWEWLQDTTARTRVTCQSPESQRGQELRFVKQSALACGTSTPAEYISTTQPTKRDIVSTAQVGTTSVKVIPTQMSSTVTTRSIYTGDYYISNPWVDDQKTAKAYTEPVTTSKDNHTAYADLSKVTNHGKHGPGLTTTQLTFIALGVLVVLIAAIVMGVVMCLDRQQRQIEQQLIIPSENDHLNPITKSDTEICGYPVSRRNGTDQVVNNPTFGDVSPGQARRSLIAELTMEFDDETEDVADMLTKTHAYHSHKNHKKCKKFRRADNKEDQFTDVL; encoded by the coding sequence ATGGCTGCAACTATGAAGCTTTGTGTACTTCTTGTTGTTGTGCTCTTCATGGCAACCAATATCGAAGGCCAAAAGAAGGGTTGTCCACGCATCTGTGTTTGTAAGCGAGGAACAGTATACTGCAACCATCGCAacctgaaaaccatacctgctgAGATACAGCCTTCAACAAAGAGCTTGTACCTTCAAGGGAACAATTTCACTGTGATTCGCTCAAACACATTCCAGAACCTGACCAACCTAGTGCGACTGTCGCTGGCTGTCAGTAACATTCACGTTCTTGAGGAAGATGCTTTCAAGGGGCTGAGAAAACTGAGATACCTCAACCTCCCAAAAAACAACATCAGTCAGATAGCAAGTAGACTCTTCAAAGGTTTCAGCACACTACAACTTTTGGATCTAGATGATAACAATATTCAGACTCTTCCTAGTGGCCTGTTCATAAAAATGCTCAGTCTTAAGACATTGCACCTTGATAGCAACAACATAAGTAGTCTGCAAAAATTTACCTTTCAAGGGCTAAAGAACTTGCTGGACTTGAACCTCAAGCAAAACTCTATAACGAGCATATCAAGTAAAGCCTTTGTTGGACTAGAGAACTTGCAACACCTATACCTAAATGGGAACAAGTTGCCTGCAGTGCCGACCGCATCTCTTGCAGAAACCAAGAACCTCTACCTGCTTCAACTTGCCGACAATGAGATAGAAATTCTGGAAAACAATGCCTTTGCCATGCTTCAACAACTTACCTACCTGTTTCTGGGAGGAAACCAACTGAAAGACTTACCAACGGATCCATTCAATGCGCTTCCGAGTCTGAGAACACTAAGCCTTCACCGTAACCAGTTCACAACACTCAACACCACTTCCTTCAGAAACTTGTACTCACTTGAAGCCTTAGACTTGTCAAACCAGACAATTGAGTGGATTGGGTCTGTGTCATTTGTTGGTCTTGTAGCACTGGAATCCCTGTCCTTGTACAACAACAGTCTGCAATCCTTGGAGGAAGATGTGGTCCTCCCACTGTTGCAGATACGGAGCCTGAATCTCAACAACAACCCCTGGCGATGCGACTGTGAACTGCAGGGACTGTGGGAGTGGCTGCAGGACACCACGGCCAGAACCCGTGTCACCTGTCAATCACCCGAGTCACAGAGAGGGCAGGAGCTGCGATTCGTCAAACAGTCGGCCTTGGCATGCGGGACATCCACCCCTGCTGAGTACATCTCTACAACACAGCCAACTAAGAGGGATATTGTCAGCACTGCACAAGTAGGTACAACATCTGTTAAAGTCATCCCAACTCAAATGTCATCAACAGTCACCACCAGAAGTATCTACACTGGTGATTACTACATCAGCAACCCCTGGGTGGATGACCAGAAAACTGCTAAAGCCTACACTGAGCCAGTTACAACAAGCAAGGACAACCACACTGCTTATGCAGACCTCTCCAAGGTTACCAATCATGGTAAACATGGGCCAGGGCTGACAACAACTCAGTTGACGTTCATCGCGCTGGGCGTGTTGGTTGTTCTGATCGCTGCGATTGTGATGGGGGTGGTGATGTGCCTGGACAGGCAGCAGAGACAGATCGAGCAGCAGCTGATCATCCCGTCCGAGAACGACCACCTGAACCCCATCACAAAATCCGACACCGAGATCTGCGGGTACCCTGTCAGCAGGAGGAACGGTACCGACCAGGTCGTGAATAACCCCACGTTTGGGGACGTGTCGCCAGGACAGGCTCGACGGAGTCTGATCGCGGAACTTACCATGGAGTTTGATGACGAGACGGAGGACGTAGCAGACATGCTGACCAAGACACACGCGTACCACTCCCACAAGAACCACAAAAAGTGCAAGAAATTCCGCCGAGCTGACAACAAGGAGGACCAATTTACTGATGTTTTGTGA